The Carnobacterium mobile DSM 4848 genome includes a window with the following:
- a CDS encoding ABC transporter permease, which produces MQLEISNTSLLFATGLVLVALGVVYKEKLDIGKDILWGVFRAVIQLVIVGYVLGYVFKLDNVFVTLMMALVIVFNASYNAAKRSQGIPKAFTISFLAIMTATALTLVILLLSGSVVFTPSQVVPISGMIASNSMIAIGICYRNLNSKFTDQRQQVLEKLALGADLKQASISIVRDSIKAGMSPTIDSAKTVGLVSLPGMMSGLMFAGVDPAHAIKYQIMVTFMLLSTTSIASVIASYLAYKGFYNERKQLMD; this is translated from the coding sequence ATGCAGTTAGAGATCAGTAACACGTCTTTATTATTTGCCACAGGTCTGGTCTTAGTCGCACTAGGAGTAGTTTATAAAGAAAAATTAGATATAGGAAAAGATATTTTATGGGGTGTTTTCCGCGCTGTCATTCAGTTAGTAATCGTAGGGTATGTACTGGGCTATGTTTTCAAATTAGACAATGTGTTCGTTACCTTGATGATGGCACTGGTTATCGTTTTTAATGCTTCATATAATGCAGCTAAAAGAAGCCAAGGGATCCCCAAAGCTTTTACCATTTCTTTTCTAGCTATTATGACAGCTACGGCTTTAACCTTAGTTATTTTGCTGCTGTCTGGTTCAGTAGTCTTTACACCATCTCAAGTTGTACCTATCTCAGGAATGATTGCCAGTAATTCTATGATTGCTATTGGGATTTGTTACCGAAATTTGAATAGTAAATTTACAGACCAACGCCAGCAAGTTTTGGAAAAATTGGCTTTGGGGGCTGATTTAAAACAAGCTTCAATTTCTATTGTACGAGACAGCATCAAAGCTGGAATGTCCCCAACTATTGATTCAGCTAAAACAGTAGGATTAGTGAGTTTGCCGGGAATGATGTCCGGCTTAATGTTTGCAGGTGTAGATCCGGCTCATGCAATAAAATACCAAATCATGGTGACGTTCATGCTTCTTTCAACAACAAGTATAGCTTCAGTTATTGCTAGTTACTTAGCTTACAAAGGGTTTTATAATGAAAGAAAACAATTGATGGATTGA
- a CDS encoding ABC transporter ATP-binding protein, whose protein sequence is MSEPIINLTQLGFEVKDQTILKGIDFFVEKGEFVTITGPSGSGKSTLLKMIATMLSPTTGIVEYQGKSLTEYDPIEYRKEVSYCFQTAVLFGQTVQENLAFPYIIRNKEFDSKKAIDYLNKVGLDKIYLTKNINELSGGEKQRIALIRSLLITPKVLLLDEVTSALDAKNQQIIKRLIQEMNQKEQITVLWVTHNPAEISAANRIIEIVNGEAEEKRCS, encoded by the coding sequence GTGAGTGAACCGATTATTAACCTCACCCAACTTGGTTTTGAAGTAAAAGACCAAACTATTTTGAAAGGTATTGATTTTTTTGTTGAAAAAGGTGAATTTGTGACAATCACTGGACCATCCGGAAGTGGGAAGAGCACTCTTTTAAAAATGATTGCTACAATGCTTTCTCCAACAACGGGAATAGTAGAGTATCAAGGAAAATCTTTAACAGAGTATGATCCAATCGAATATCGAAAAGAGGTTTCTTATTGTTTTCAAACAGCTGTTTTATTTGGGCAAACGGTCCAAGAAAATTTAGCTTTTCCATATATTATTAGAAACAAAGAATTCGATTCTAAAAAAGCTATCGATTACTTAAATAAAGTTGGATTGGACAAAATATATCTGACAAAAAATATCAATGAGTTATCTGGCGGAGAAAAACAGCGCATTGCTTTGATTCGCAGTCTATTGATCACCCCAAAAGTTTTGTTATTAGATGAAGTAACGAGTGCATTAGATGCAAAAAATCAGCAGATCATTAAGCGTTTAATTCAGGAAATGAATCAGAAAGAACAAATTACGGTTTTATGGGTGACACACAATCCTGCTGAAATTTCAGCTGCTAACCGGATAATAGAAATTGTCAATGGAGAAGCGGAGGAGAAAAGATGCAGTTAG
- a CDS encoding fructose bisphosphate aldolase codes for MQESQLEKVRNGKGFIAALDQSGGSTPKALAIYGVMEDAYSSEDEMFDLVHEMRTRIITAPAFSSDYILGAILFEQTMDRKIEGMYTADYLAEKKGIAPFLKVDKGLADSSNGVQLMKPMPDLDELLKRANERHIFGTKMRSVIKEANPEGIKAVVDQQFEVGKQIIAAGLVPIIEPEVDIYSKEKEKAEAILCEELKKHLDELPEEDNVMLKVTIPTVANTYEKLAQHPRVVRVVALSGGYSRDEANEKLKENKDLIASFSRALSENLNVDQSDEEFNETLKEAIEAIYDASVNKK; via the coding sequence ATGCAAGAAAGTCAATTAGAAAAAGTCAGAAATGGTAAAGGTTTTATTGCAGCACTTGATCAAAGCGGCGGCAGTACTCCAAAAGCTTTAGCAATTTACGGTGTCATGGAAGATGCTTATTCATCTGAAGATGAAATGTTTGATCTGGTACACGAAATGAGAACGCGTATCATTACTGCACCAGCTTTTAGTTCTGATTACATTCTTGGTGCTATTCTTTTTGAACAAACAATGGATCGCAAAATCGAAGGTATGTACACTGCCGATTACTTGGCTGAGAAAAAGGGAATCGCTCCATTCTTAAAAGTCGATAAAGGTTTGGCAGACAGCTCAAATGGTGTCCAATTAATGAAACCAATGCCTGATTTAGATGAATTGCTCAAAAGAGCGAATGAACGTCATATTTTCGGTACGAAAATGCGTTCTGTAATCAAAGAAGCTAACCCAGAAGGCATTAAAGCAGTTGTTGACCAACAATTTGAAGTTGGAAAACAAATCATTGCTGCTGGTTTAGTTCCGATCATTGAACCAGAAGTAGATATTTATAGTAAAGAAAAAGAAAAAGCTGAAGCAATTCTTTGTGAAGAGTTGAAAAAACATTTGGATGAATTGCCTGAAGAAGATAACGTGATGCTGAAGGTTACTATTCCAACAGTAGCTAACACGTATGAAAAATTAGCTCAGCACCCTCGTGTTGTCCGCGTTGTGGCTTTATCCGGTGGTTATTCACGTGACGAAGCTAATGAAAAATTAAAAGAAAATAAAGATTTGATTGCCAGCTTCTCAAGAGCATTGAGCGAAAACTTAAATGTCGATCAATCCGATGAAGAATTTAATGAAACACTTAAAGAAGCCATCGAAGCCATTTATGATGCTTCTGTAAATAAAAAATAA
- a CDS encoding alpha/beta hydrolase: MKPLLKMALKLLSSPKINMKEDYLWVRKMQQIFARKPLITSYRILDRKIYSADQSHDIPVRIFQPVEKKHEDVLLFFHGGGWVIGDINTYTKPCMNMADLTGRTVYSVDYRLAPEHPYPAGLEDCYRVAEMMLDHLALIGLSDASQITLIGDSAGGNLAAAVSLMLRDNHKIVPKRQILLYPVTFWDHTKNSPYESIRTKGNDYGLTAKKVSDYMEMYQPDTDKRKSSYVAPLMAEDLTDQPDTLILTSENDPLRDEGEAYGTALKEAGNQVVVHRVNESVHGFITYPKGSKLVTEAYQEMNQFLEKTNQESNQIR; encoded by the coding sequence ATGAAACCACTCCTGAAAATGGCTTTAAAGTTATTGTCTTCTCCTAAAATCAATATGAAAGAAGATTACCTTTGGGTTCGGAAAATGCAGCAGATTTTTGCAAGAAAGCCGCTGATAACCAGCTATCGCATCTTAGATCGAAAAATCTATTCAGCAGACCAAAGTCACGATATTCCAGTCCGAATTTTTCAGCCTGTAGAAAAAAAACACGAAGATGTATTGTTATTTTTTCACGGAGGCGGATGGGTGATCGGCGATATCAATACGTATACAAAGCCTTGCATGAATATGGCTGACTTGACTGGAAGGACGGTCTATTCAGTCGATTACCGCCTGGCTCCTGAACACCCTTATCCAGCAGGACTAGAAGACTGCTATCGAGTTGCAGAGATGATGCTGGATCACCTAGCACTGATTGGATTGTCAGATGCGTCCCAAATCACGTTGATCGGAGACTCTGCGGGCGGCAATTTAGCGGCGGCGGTTTCTTTAATGCTGCGTGACAACCATAAAATCGTTCCGAAACGGCAGATCCTGCTTTATCCTGTGACGTTTTGGGATCATACAAAAAACTCGCCTTATGAATCGATTCGAACTAAAGGCAACGATTATGGACTAACTGCTAAAAAGGTCAGCGATTATATGGAAATGTATCAACCTGATACAGATAAAAGAAAAAGTTCGTATGTTGCTCCGCTAATGGCTGAAGATCTCACTGACCAGCCCGATACGCTGATTCTCACTTCAGAAAATGACCCTTTGAGAGATGAAGGGGAAGCTTATGGGACAGCATTAAAAGAAGCTGGAAACCAAGTAGTTGTTCATAGGGTCAATGAAAGTGTCCATGGATTTATTACCTATCCTAAAGGATCAAAGTTAGTGACAGAAGCCTATCAAGAAATGAATCAGTTTTTAGAAAAAACGAATCAAGAAAGCAATCAGATCCGATAA
- a CDS encoding EAL domain-containing protein: MNSIKGGLQMDEFQFHFQPKVDVQNHQIIGYEILLRNKEQNPYYPAKRMEKIINSRAKHASFLEWFQSELVQLLCYFPTLQFSINFAPKQLFYLETHLFLTKMKPYAEQLIVEVTEDLPLFAASMENIDALTIEQNLQSMFASIKAKGYRIALDDVGSGKNSLDEVLKFTSYLDQIKFSIVKCSKKNLKEETLHLFLHAWQSFAEDYQLDFIVEGIEDQAVSNGLKNQGIFVQQGYHFGKPSKCIKR; this comes from the coding sequence ATGAATAGTATTAAGGGAGGTCTTCAAATGGATGAATTTCAGTTTCATTTCCAGCCTAAAGTCGATGTGCAAAACCATCAAATTATTGGATATGAAATTTTATTAAGAAATAAAGAACAAAACCCGTATTATCCAGCAAAGAGAATGGAAAAAATCATAAATTCGAGAGCAAAGCACGCTTCTTTCTTAGAATGGTTTCAAAGCGAGTTAGTGCAATTGCTGTGTTATTTCCCAACGTTACAATTTTCTATTAATTTTGCACCTAAACAATTATTTTATTTGGAAACTCATCTTTTTTTAACCAAAATGAAACCATACGCCGAACAACTGATCGTAGAAGTAACAGAAGACTTGCCCTTGTTTGCAGCTTCAATGGAAAACATCGATGCCTTAACTATTGAACAAAACTTGCAGTCTATGTTTGCTTCAATTAAAGCAAAAGGCTATCGTATCGCATTGGATGATGTGGGTTCTGGGAAAAATTCCTTAGATGAAGTTTTAAAATTCACCTCGTATCTGGATCAAATTAAATTTTCAATCGTTAAATGCAGTAAAAAAAATCTAAAAGAAGAAACATTGCATCTTTTCTTACATGCTTGGCAAAGCTTCGCTGAGGATTATCAGCTTGACTTTATCGTTGAAGGAATTGAAGACCAAGCAGTAAGCAACGGATTAAAAAACCAAGGCATTTTTGTTCAACAAGGCTATCACTTCGGTAAACCGTCAAAATGTATAAAAAGATGA
- a CDS encoding rhodanese-like domain-containing protein: protein MFFKRTPSISTNELESKLAERPSIIDVREPHEFSSGHISGAKNVPLRKVDKYLPKETTYVICQSGMRSKRATKILLANGYDVINVRGGMSAWTGAIRGGKG from the coding sequence ATGTTTTTTAAAAGAACGCCCTCGATTTCGACAAATGAGTTAGAAAGCAAGTTAGCTGAAAGACCTTCAATTATTGATGTACGTGAACCGCATGAGTTCTCTAGCGGTCATATTTCCGGGGCGAAAAATGTGCCTTTAAGAAAAGTTGACAAATACCTGCCTAAAGAAACGACCTATGTGATTTGCCAATCTGGTATGCGCAGTAAACGTGCTACTAAGATATTGTTAGCTAACGGATATGATGTTATTAATGTGCGAGGTGGAATGTCAGCCTGGACAGGCGCAATCAGAGGAGGAAAAGGATAA
- a CDS encoding FAD-dependent oxidoreductase, translated as MKIVIIGGVAGGMSAATRLRRLNEKAEIIVLEKGPYVSFANCGLPYYIAGEIEERSDLLVQTPEQLQARFALDVRPNSEAISIDAEKKEVRVKSSEEEYALSYDKLILSPGAKPVVPPADGIEEAKNIFTLRSVPDVDGITEFIEQHQPKKAVVIGAGFIGLEMAESLVSRGLEVTIVEKAPHVLPPFDEEMAAYITKELKTHGVQLYTGLGATAFEDEGKTVVLENGERLVSDLTLMSVGVSPESALAKTAGIETGLRGGILVDEQYETSQKDIYAVGDAIIVKQQVTGEDALIALASPANRQGRQVADVISGLPRRNKGSIGTAIVRVFDLAAASTGLNERQLKQADKTYDVIHIQGKSHAGYYPNASTILLKLLFHPVNGKIYGAQAIGKDGADKRIDIIATAIKAGLTVQDLPELEFTYAPPFGSAKDPVNMAGYAALNVIEGISESIQWYELEEKQKEGHLLLDVRNESELENNGRLKGAVNIPLDSLRERMTEIPKDRPIIVSCHSGLRSYIAERLLKQDDYTVKNLDGAFALYSTINAEKVEK; from the coding sequence ATGAAAATTGTGATTATTGGCGGAGTAGCTGGTGGAATGTCTGCAGCTACTCGCTTAAGACGTTTGAATGAAAAAGCTGAAATTATTGTGCTGGAAAAAGGGCCTTACGTATCTTTTGCGAATTGTGGATTGCCTTATTATATAGCAGGAGAGATTGAAGAACGCAGTGACTTGCTGGTTCAAACACCTGAGCAGCTCCAGGCTCGTTTTGCATTGGACGTTCGTCCAAATAGCGAAGCAATTTCTATCGATGCGGAAAAGAAAGAAGTGCGCGTTAAGTCATCTGAGGAAGAATACGCATTGTCTTATGACAAGTTGATTCTTTCTCCTGGAGCAAAACCAGTTGTTCCGCCAGCTGATGGAATAGAAGAAGCTAAAAACATTTTTACGTTGCGCTCTGTGCCGGATGTTGATGGAATCACAGAATTTATTGAACAGCATCAGCCTAAAAAAGCTGTTGTGATTGGAGCAGGTTTTATTGGTTTAGAAATGGCAGAGAGTTTGGTCAGTCGCGGCTTAGAAGTAACAATCGTTGAAAAAGCACCGCATGTCTTGCCTCCTTTTGATGAGGAAATGGCAGCCTATATCACAAAGGAATTAAAAACTCATGGAGTCCAGTTGTATACTGGATTGGGAGCAACAGCTTTTGAAGATGAAGGTAAAACGGTTGTTTTAGAAAATGGCGAACGCTTAGTAAGCGATTTGACTTTGATGTCTGTCGGTGTTTCTCCAGAATCAGCACTAGCTAAAACGGCAGGAATAGAAACGGGTCTTCGCGGAGGAATCTTAGTAGATGAACAATATGAAACCAGCCAAAAAGATATCTATGCAGTCGGCGATGCCATTATTGTGAAACAACAAGTCACTGGCGAAGATGCATTGATTGCTCTTGCTTCACCAGCAAACCGACAAGGAAGACAAGTGGCAGATGTGATCAGCGGCTTGCCGCGCAGAAATAAAGGCAGCATCGGAACAGCCATTGTCCGTGTGTTCGATTTGGCAGCTGCTTCAACAGGATTAAATGAACGCCAATTAAAACAAGCTGATAAAACATATGATGTCATCCATATTCAAGGAAAGAGCCATGCTGGCTACTATCCAAACGCGAGCACGATTTTATTGAAATTATTATTCCATCCAGTAAACGGGAAAATATATGGTGCACAAGCAATTGGAAAAGACGGTGCCGATAAACGGATCGATATTATTGCAACAGCCATTAAAGCAGGACTGACTGTACAAGACTTGCCGGAATTAGAATTTACCTATGCGCCGCCATTTGGTTCAGCTAAAGATCCAGTTAATATGGCTGGATATGCAGCACTCAACGTGATTGAAGGAATTTCTGAATCCATTCAATGGTATGAACTAGAAGAAAAACAAAAAGAAGGGCATCTGCTATTAGATGTTCGGAATGAAAGTGAACTAGAAAATAATGGCCGACTAAAAGGGGCTGTTAACATCCCGTTAGACAGCTTGCGGGAACGGATGACAGAGATACCAAAAGACCGTCCTATTATTGTTAGTTGTCATAGCGGGTTGCGCAGTTATATTGCAGAACGCCTATTAAAACAAGATGACTACACTGTTAAAAATCTAGATGGAGCTTTTGCTCTTTACTCAACAATAAATGCAGAAAAGGTGGAAAAATAA
- a CDS encoding GGDEF domain-containing protein, whose protein sequence is MLTSIFLNTIANVSILSMASYILVKLIPKKRHYTLGLKQKLWMIGVSSATSFLLMLFSVDMPQDVKLDLRHVIFILLVYYFGSSIAVPTIFVASLLRFLLGVNSASIRAAAMYAVLALIVPILSKKLTARFNQYAVMVMLNMVFVLASALNLYFLYYDRAATIAIFFSLLLLSSGVVIIVTLFTEDLRKSFSLYLDEQEHAKMDFLTGLYNVREFNKKWQKIQIDKSIKTTAFIMLDIDHFKWINDNYGHANGNFVLRQLATILKIEAPDNELVYRIGGEEFCLILNDLSYTDQQKVAEQIRAKVAEKEFLLENGNGIQLTVSVGLAASAQNKDMKKLFRLADRCLYDAKNQGRNQVVGSTMETE, encoded by the coding sequence GTGTTGACATCTATATTCTTAAATACCATTGCAAATGTTTCAATTCTTAGTATGGCCTCTTATATATTGGTCAAGCTGATTCCTAAGAAAAGACATTACACGCTCGGTCTCAAACAAAAACTATGGATGATTGGAGTATCAAGTGCAACAAGTTTTTTGTTGATGTTGTTTTCGGTCGACATGCCTCAAGATGTCAAATTAGATTTGAGACACGTTATTTTTATCTTATTAGTATATTACTTTGGATCATCGATCGCTGTTCCGACCATTTTTGTGGCGTCTCTGTTGCGTTTTTTACTAGGAGTCAATTCAGCATCGATTCGAGCAGCTGCTATGTATGCTGTGCTGGCATTGATAGTGCCGATTTTATCTAAGAAGCTGACAGCTAGGTTTAATCAGTATGCTGTTATGGTCATGCTTAATATGGTATTCGTTTTAGCCTCTGCTTTGAATTTGTATTTTTTATACTACGATAGAGCAGCAACTATAGCTATTTTTTTCAGTCTGCTGCTGCTTTCGAGCGGAGTAGTGATTATTGTGACCCTCTTCACTGAAGATTTGCGAAAAAGCTTTTCTCTTTACTTAGATGAACAAGAACATGCCAAAATGGATTTCTTGACTGGTTTGTATAATGTGCGTGAATTTAATAAAAAATGGCAAAAGATCCAAATAGATAAATCTATTAAAACTACTGCGTTTATCATGCTGGATATCGATCACTTTAAATGGATCAATGATAATTACGGTCATGCAAATGGTAATTTTGTTTTACGGCAATTAGCAACGATTCTGAAAATCGAAGCACCGGATAATGAGTTGGTCTATCGCATAGGCGGAGAGGAATTTTGTTTGATTTTAAACGACTTGTCGTATACTGACCAACAGAAAGTAGCTGAACAAATTAGAGCTAAAGTAGCGGAGAAAGAGTTTTTATTAGAAAACGGTAACGGCATCCAATTGACGGTCTCAGTGGGGCTAGCTGCATCTGCCCAAAATAAAGATATGAAAAAATTGTTTCGGTTAGCTGATCGTTGCTTATATGATGCTAAAAATCAAGGCAGAAACCAAGTGGTTGGATCAACAATGGAGACAGAGTAG
- a CDS encoding rhodanese-like domain-containing protein, giving the protein MYNSISMPEFEQKWKKETIPLIDVRETDEWENGHVEGAVHVPLSEFPAATEQLDKNQEYYVMCHSGGRSAMACQQLAQEGYQVVNVMGGISAWKGEVI; this is encoded by the coding sequence ATGTACAATTCTATATCAATGCCAGAATTTGAACAAAAATGGAAAAAAGAAACGATCCCTTTGATCGATGTCCGTGAAACGGATGAGTGGGAAAATGGACATGTCGAAGGGGCTGTTCATGTGCCGTTGAGCGAGTTTCCGGCTGCAACAGAACAGTTAGATAAAAACCAAGAGTATTATGTAATGTGTCATTCTGGTGGACGCTCTGCCATGGCTTGCCAGCAATTAGCACAAGAAGGTTATCAGGTAGTAAATGTGATGGGCGGCATCTCCGCTTGGAAAGGCGAAGTTATTTAA